Proteins found in one Fusarium keratoplasticum isolate Fu6.1 chromosome 12, whole genome shotgun sequence genomic segment:
- a CDS encoding Oxidored-FMN domain-containing protein, whose product MSATQSNLWKPLKLGNVTLTHRIALAPLTRLRNDEEHLPMDIMTQYYTDRASTPGTLLVSEATGISKAAEAAPHTPGISSPEQVAAWSRIYNAIHSKGCFIFQQLWDMGRAGYPEYVQSRGLKYSSSTNKQLEGRSIPPTPLTEEEIWEKVKDFRSAARNVIDAGGDGVEIHGAHGYLIDQFLSSSINDRTDKWGGSIENRARFLLEIVKAVVEEVGAERTALRLSPFASFQGAYTTNTWEQTSYVIGELKRAGYKLAYLSFVEPRGNPTLTDAIVRLASDIENPFGEKKQSLDFILEEWDNQSPVMVAGGYLPHNIYQVVDEQYKKWGVVVAFGRWFVSNPDLVFRVKNGVPFTPYKRELFYAFKSNEGYNDYTFSDEFVDLAKVETAKA is encoded by the coding sequence ATGTCTGCCACTCAGTCAAACCTTTGGAAGCCCCTCAAACTGGGAAACGTCACCCTCACCCATCGAATTGCTCTGGCCCCTCTTACACGTCTTCGCAACGATGAAGAGCACCTCCCCATGGATATCATGACCCAGTACTACACAGACCGAGCATCAACTCCTGGAACTCTCCTCGTCAGCGAAGCCACCGGTATCTCCAAGGCCGCAGAGGCAGCTCCCCACACTCCAGGAATCTCTTCGCCTGAGCAAGTCGCAGCCTGGAGCCGCATCTACAATGCTATACATTCCAAGGGATGCTTCATCTTTCAGCAACTCTGGGATATGGGCCGTGCGGGGTACCCCGAGTACGTTCAGAGTCGTGGGCTGAAGTACTCGTCCAGCACTAACAAACAGTTGGAGGGTCGATCGATTCCTCCTACCCCCTTGACTGAGGAAGAAATCTGGGAAAAGGTTAAAGACTTTCGATCTGCTGCCCGCAATGTTATTGAtgctggcggcgatggcgttgagatCCACGGTGCTCACGGGTATCTCATCGACCAGTTCCTGTCCAGCAGCATCAATGATCGAACCGATAAATGGGGTGGCTCCATCGAGAACCGTGCTCGCTTCTTGCTCGAGATTGTCAAggctgttgttgaggaggtcgGCGCCGAGCGAACTGCCCTTCGCCTCAGTCCTTTTGCAAGCTTCCAGGGTGCCTACACGACCAATACGTGGGAGCAAACAAGCTACGTCATCGGGGAGCTCAAGAGAGCCGGGTACAAGCTTGCGTACCTGTCTTTTGTCGAGCCACGGGGAAATCCTACTCTTACTGATGCCATTGTCCGTCTCGCCTCAGATATCGAGAACCCTtttggagagaagaagcagagcctGGACTTTATTCTCGAAGAGTGGGATAACCAATCTCCTGTCATGGTCGCTGGCGGTTATCTGCCTCATAACATATACCAAGTGGTAGACGAACAGTATAAGAAGTggggtgttgttgttgcctTCGGTCGATGGTTCGTTTCGAACCCGGACTTGGTGTTTCGGGTGAAGAATGGGGTGCCGTTCACGCCTTACAAGAGGGAGTTGTTCTATGCCTTTAAAAGCAACGAAGGGTACAACGACTACACCTTTAGTGACGAGTTTGTTGACTTGGCAAAGGTGGAGACTGCGAAGGCTTAG
- a CDS encoding NACHT domain-containing protein, whose translation MADPLSMAASIAGLISLADTLFRHTYKFGRTATGAKKEIQALATEINSFSGILRNLEALADELEAEGQAFEPAFHVDHLIECRKIFDKIERQVTKALDSFNNRSRWEGISRQLKWPFSASDTRDLLQQLSRCKDSITLATSADTMRNLQLCLMKQREQGQTLSKMAASLEKIEVRTAIIMDPRKQLVLDFFMPPKLNPQANLDQSLKLRQPATGEWFTQSFAFTEWLQSPGSKLWLNGTAGGGKTVLAGAMIQEAIVRSGAESDVAVAFFFCDYKQEATLKSVNIIGALASQLAIQRDDSFDLLQEHYQELHPARGLNKPADVDELARVTASMCNLFSQVIIVVDGLDECGDAVFQALETLCDLADLANTTSMALLSRNEVEIRQALEGGFKEFIIEAREEDLKIYVRAEMEQRIRTKQLDIQNKTIKDEIQTELVSRANGMFRWVVCQLDYLGQLLTDADRRQALYELPPTLSETYLRLLQRINKRPPRVRKLVQKCLSFIAQYPTMPIEELCVAVSVPETIGARMDKTNIVAEREVALCCSSLIRKSAQDEYFEFAHFSVKEFLQDEMLLQTPELGAYRLVESEGRALIALQCLRFLQVGNIDDKYVESSLSGHDLAEGPGFSSFFSTASRRWLDLTRDGLDDPSLLNAAKSLFHHNATLNFRFWIYILFQEILWFYLEEDPWDDVEPRVRDLSFSDSLPPLHVASALNIPEICSFLIQAGARADASSPLGTPLLLAEISFLGFIEDLSGEYPDREWFYFEDILPTSSRRNNTIDCLISSGASFNDLEGLVGDHSVLLSVATIGCHFRDFDPFITLLGHGHIPTDGDITAFGDYLKTWPKSEDCSNLEEAILRLLNYLKKSSSYDLDWGFDLGNKIWLAAVTLGFDFTNDTSLTDSRISLSVAALVDKTLAAIGNDDTATLQLCLKDGRVNVNQTLQRGDIDGTLLHHAVAADALESTRLLLKLGGDPEARTNTGTPTLHCCDLEGDGSVLKLLVEHGLSLLAQSSDSGTLWHACASSHACEVSFVEALFNIDPECNQKALLMRTEDGFTPPMLALAALEDAPQDYVEQLESKALLFLHYCQKTPDFWDKHESLFMLVSRAGSKKVFQLFLKLNPGSNVIKPGDATPFHSLRVNPTKEWLEFLTATFPAALQLRYEDQLPLESYIERALKASKAPRSDVIQVLSPSEILRLKNNKGVTPWEAVCHLKDQARHWENKGHFLSSGWADLDRTSAKLLGLKVMEAYEGETGQCGVYLLLACSWIADGYWTVVPATLEQAIQSSSLWDPTQDVVVGYLKSVIRRMDTSTVQILTKYGTDVHQRENGTSPIEFACESEVARDLCSKDEGIAILQCLLDHSRPERIRDFSTDDRAFSILHRLAMESPPKRIEWLLRKLIEKGAALDAISPMASPQSRMSPLTWHLKQKSILCAEVLLELGADPLLTGSGVFGPADAFTTAVVAGSLSFLEKLHNLSVKKSTAIGWTRHIDGALGREMEKIQGHPYFTNGTLCHWACAEMKFDVVEFLLQRQLVENIDSPCDGGLTALHFAAMFNQVDIIEILVSHEASVNLQSDGGQTALHLAAYLGNIGVTRALLQLGAMNLADKDGRTASMLASAEGHDNIAEIVDRHFRSLNRLSPESIAPLVQQLGIAIEQGNLDECQRLFAIGCPLNEPMRGWKPSYPLVSALSKVQIAIAQWLLDNGASVLVNDGDTCHFDKSSTVVENAGAYLDYLQLIPTILARYHDEGGCWLRGFEFPLHYAAWTGQTESLKLILNYLAEHTVAISYRSHIRPEDVVCSVVDRKLGLRKLHPEFYDITALHIAVWVGNLASTRLLLENGADPDQLTTEGKCILDFTTDPKMTALLLQHGASPVLVLTDSFNNLLKGWGGDYSVLMRTYQDHMQIPGIELRGALDSSAPSFITESPDDLDSLATPDTVLAIASQGHGYVFNYLLWALPQISAFLLNSELTLETVQQFPWHWTHRFSAMGFLDTSFNQFRRRFGDRGLKRWLNLQPDRGWSPLCRAASKGSIKIMENCLDMGADLDFEGCPLGSALMIASACGRLEAVRLLVRRGATVTYNGRIGPINVFSVARSRKVKSWLLVGRFNDRLRLHAADEASTRHSNTQVSCWGGIVKARFKLVGWTARHGEESAFEYARRLCQIKRMGFTDGIVPADGFVYPQKSTPLNHSTSSEGETATSGEQWFHLDAEATSSESVCIGSETSQTSASAQKYEASCREVLIARGAYHDPGVQGFTVNIGVDSI comes from the exons ATGGCTGATCCGCTGTCCATGGCAGCGAGCATCGCTGGCCTCATCAGTCTTGCCGACACCCTCTTCCGCCACACATACAAGTTTGGGCGTACCGCAACCGGCGCCAAGAAAGAAATCCAAGCTCTTGCTACAGAGATCAACAGCTTCTCCGGTATCCTTCGCAACCTCGAGGCACTCGCTGATGAGCTGGAAGCCGAGGGGCAGGCTTTTGAGCCCGCCTTCCATGTTGACCATCTCATTGAGTGCCGGAAAATATTCGACAAAATTGAACGCCAGGTCACCAAGGCTCtggacagcttcaacaaccGCTCTCGATGGGAAGGCATCTCCCGACAACTGAAATGGCCTTTCTCAGCCTCGGACACGCGGGACTTGTTGCAGCAGCTCTCTCGCTGCAAGGACAGCATCACCCTCGCAACTTCGGCCGACACCATGCGCAACTTACAACTATGCCTCATGAAACAGCGAGAGCAGGGTCAAACACTCTCCAAGATGGCAGCAAGTCTTGAGAAGATTGAGGTTCGGACGGCCATCATTATGGACCCGAGAAAGCAGCTTGTCTTGGACTTCTTCATGCCACCAAAGCTCAACCCCCAAGCCAACTTGGACCAAAGTCTCAAGCTACGACAACCAGCCACTGGGGAGTGGTTCACTCAGTCCTTTGCCTTTACAGAGTGGCTTCAGTCGCCTGGATCAAAACTTTGGCTTAACGGAACTGCTGGCGGTGGTAAGACCGTCTTAGCTGGTGCTATGATTCAGGAAGCCATCGTTAGGAGCGGGGCCGAGTCTGATGTCGCTGTGGCCTTTTTCTTCTGCGATTACAAGCAAGAGGCGACACTGAAGTCGGTCAACATCATCGGGGCTTTGGCATCGCAGCTTGCCATTCAAAGAGATGATTCGTTTGATCTCCTGCAGGAGCATTATCAGGAACTTCATCCAGCCCGCGGCCTCAACAAGCCAGCAGACGTGGATGAGCTTGCAAGAGTCACGGCCAGCATGTGCAATTTATTCTCCCAAGTTATCATAGTTGttgatgggcttgatgaGTGCGGTGATGCTGTGTTCCAGGCCCTGGAAACCCTTTGTGACTTGGCCGACCTCGCAAACACGACTTCGATGGCGCTACTGAGCCGGAACGAGGTCGAAATTAGACAGGCTCTCGAGGGTGGGTTCAAGGAGTTTATCATCGAAGCACGTGAAGAGGACCTCAAAATCTATGTCCGGGCCGAGATGGAACAGAGGATCCGAACAAAGCAACTGGATATCCAAAACAAGACAATCAAGGATGAGATCCAAACGGAGCTGGTCAGTAGGGCAAACGGAAT GTTTCGTTGGGTTGTTTGCCAGCTGGACTATCTGGGCCAGCTGCTCACAGACGCGGATCGCCGCCAAGCTCTTTACGAGTTGCCACCAACCCTATCTGAGACATATCTGAGACTGCTCCAGAGGATCAACAAACGTCCACCCCGAGTCCGCAAACTGGTCCAGAAGTGCCTTAGTTTCATCGCCCAGTATCCAACAATGCCCATTGAGGAGCTCTGCGTAGCCGTCTCCGTACCCGAGACTATTGGTGCGCGCATGGATAAGACAAACATAGTTGCAGAGAGAGAGGTTGCTCTGTGTTGTAGCAGCCTTATACGGAAATCCGCCCAAGATGAGTACTTCGAATTCGCCCATTTCTCGGTCAAGGAGTTCTTGCAGGATGAGATGCTCTTGCAGACTCCGGAACTAGGCGCGTACAGACTTGTCGAGTCGGAAGGCCGAGCGCTGATCGCTCTTCAATGCCTAAGGTTCTTGCAAGTTGGCAACATAGATGACAAGTACGTGGAATCTTCCCTCTCTGGCCACGATCTGGCCGAGGGTCCGGGGttttcatccttcttctccacagCTTCTCGCCGCTGGCTGGATCTTACTCGGGATGGACTTGACGACCCTTCACTATTGAATGCTGCCAAATCCCTATTTCACCACAACGCAACGCTCAACTTTCGTTTTTGGATCTACATTCTATTTCAAGAAATTCTCTGGTTCTACTTGGAAGAGGATCCTTGGGATGATGTAGAACCAAGGGTCAGAGACCTGTCTTTCAGCGATTCACTGCCTCCGTTGCACGTTGCCTCGGCGCTCAACATTCCCGAAATATGTTCATTCCTCATTCAGGCCGGGGCTCGAGCCGATGCGAGTTCCCCCCTCGGGACGCCGCTTCTACTTGCCGAAATTTCGTTTCTCGGTTTCATAGAGGATTTGTCGGGCGAATATCCTGACCGTGAGTGGTTCTACTTTGAGGACATTCTGCCCACATCATCTCGGCGAAACAACACAATCGATTGCCTCATTTCATCAGGTGCATCTTTCAATGATCTTGAGGGCCTGGTTGGCGACCATTCCGTGCTATTGTCCGTCGCCACCATTGGATGTCATTTCCGGGATTTTGACCCGTTTATTACACTGCTGGGCCACGGACACATCCCTACTGACGGCGACATAACTGCTTTTGGAGATTACCTCAAGACATGGCCCAAGAGCGAAGATTGCTCAAACTTAGAAGAAGCCATCCTTAGGCTACTTAACTACTTGAAGAAGTCATCATCATACGACTTAGACTGGGGGTTTGACCTTGGCAACAAGATCTGGCTTGCCGCCGTCACTCTTGGGTTCGACTTCACAAACGATACAAGCTTGACGGACAGTCGGATATCCCTTTCAGTTGCGGCGTTGGTTGACAAGACTTTAGCCGCAATCGGCAATGACGACACTGCCACGCTCCAACTCTGTCTGAAAGACGGTCGTGTTAACGTCAACCAGACTCTCCAGCGAGGCGACATTGATGGAACATTGCTACACCATGCTGTCGCGGCCGATGCCCTGGAGTCCACTCGTCTCCTTTTGAAGCTTGGAGGTGACCCTGAAGCTCGTACAAACACGGGGACTCCCACCCTTCATTGTTGTGATCTGGAGGGTGACGGGAGCGTCCTGAAGCTTCTCGTCGAGCACGGGTTGTCGCTCCTCGCTCAGAGTTCAGATTCGGGCACGCTCTGGCATGCTTGCGCAAGCTCCCATGCATGCGAGGTCTCATTCGTGGAAGCCCTGTTCAACATTGACCCGGAATGCAACCAGAAGGCTCTACTTATGCGAACAGAAGATGGCTTTACACCCCCAatgctggccttggcagctctCGAGGACGCCCCTCAGGACTACGTCGAGCAATTAGAAAGCAAAGCCCTCCTGTTCCTACATTACTGTCAGAAAACGCCGGATTTCTGGGACAAGCATGAATCTTTGTTCATGTTAGTTAGCCGGGCTGGCTCCAAGAAAGTTTTTCAACTGTTCTTAAAGTTGAACCCTGGGTCCAACGTGATCAAGCCTGGCGACGCCACACCATTTCACAGCTTGAGAGTCAATCCAACAAAAGAGTGGCTGGAATTCTTAACAGCAACCTTTCCTGCAGCTCTGCAGCTTCGATATGAGGACCAGCTACCACTCGAGAGCTATATTGAGAGAGCCTTGAAGGCCTCAAAGGCACCGAGGAGTGATGTGATACAAGTTCTCTCTCCTTCAGAGATCTTGAGACTGAAGAACAACAAGGGTGTCACACCATGGGAAGCTGTGTGTCATCTGAAAGACCAAGCCCGGCACTGGGAGAACAAGGGGCATTTCTTATCATCGGGGTGGGCAGATCTTGACCGTACCTCGGCCAAACTATTGGGCCTTAAAGTAATGGAAGCCTATGAAGGTGAAACTGGCCAATGCGGTGTCTATCTACTACTGGCTTGTTCCTGGATAGCCGATGGCTATTGGACTGTTGTCCCAGCGACTCTGGAACAAGCTATACAATCTTCAAGCCTGTGGGACCCGACCCAAGACGTCGTTGTCGGCTACTTAAAGTCGGTGATACGGCGTATGGATACCTCTACGGTCCAAATCCTTACCAAGTACGGTACAGACGTTCATCAGCGAGAAAATGGGACAAGTCCAATCGAGTTTGCCTGCGAGTCAGAAGTTGCGCGCGACCTTTGTTCGAAAGACGAGGGAATCGCCATTCTCCAATGTCTTCTTGACCACTCTCGGCCTGAGAGGATCAGAGATTTCTCCACTGACGATCGGGCTTTTTCAATCTTGCACAGGCTCGCCATGGAGTCACCTCCCAAGCGCATTGAGTGGCTCTTGCGGAAACTTATCGAAAAGGGGGCTGCCCTAGACGCCATCAGCCCCATGGCATCTCCCCAATCTCGCATGTCTCCACTCACATGGCATCTCAAGCAGAAATCTATTCTCTGTGCAGAGGTTCTCCTGGAACTGGGAGCAGATCCTCTACTGACTGGGAGTGGTGTGTTCGGACCCGCTGATGCTTTCACGACCGCGGTTGTCGCAGGATCCCTGAGTTTTCTTGAGAAACTGCACAATCTCTCGGTAAAGAAATCCACTGCCATAGGCTGGACAAGACACATAGATGGTGCCTTGGGGCGTGAAATGGAGAAAATTCAGGGTCATCCCTATTTCACAAACGGCACTCTCTGTCATTGGGCATGCGCCGAAATGAAGTTTGACGTCGTCGAGTTTCTCCTTCAGCGGCAACTGGTCGAGAACATAGACTCTCCTTGTGATGGGGGGCTCACGGCTCTTCATTTTGCTGCTATGTTCAACCAGGTGGATATCATCGAAATCCTCGTCTCTCACGAGGCGTCGGTCAATCTTCAGTCTGACGGAGGCCAGACTGCTTTGCATCTTGCAGCATATCTTGGAAATATTGGCGTGACCCGCGCGCTACTGCAACTGGGTGCTATGAACCTGGCTGACAAGGATGGACGAACAGCGAGCATGTTGGCCAGCGCAGAGGGTCATGACAACATTGCCGAAATTGTTGACAGGCATTTTAGATCACTCAACAGACTGTCTCCGGAATCAATAGCACCTCTAGTTCAGCAGCTGGGAATAGCAATCGAGCAAGGCAACTTAGACGAGTGCCAAAGGCTCTTTGCTATCGGATGCCCCCTCAATGAACCGATGCGTGGATGGAAGCCGAGCTACCCTCTGGTCTCTGCCTTGAGCAAGGTGCAAATTGCGATTGCCCAGTGGCTCCTTGACAACGGGGCAAGCGTCTTGGTCAATGATGGGGACACTTGTCATTTCGACAAAAGCAGCACCGTAGTCGAAAATGCAGGGGCGTATCTGGACTATCTTCAACTTATTCCCACGATTCTTGCCAGGTATCACGACGAAGGCGGATGCTGGCTTCGTGGGTTCGAATTCCCCTTGCACTATGCTGCATGGACAGGCCAGACAGAGAGCCTCAAGTTAATACTCAACTATTTGGCTGAACATACCGTGGCAATTAG TTACCGAAGCCATATTCGGCCTGAGGATGTGGTTTGCTCGGTTGTGGACCGCAAGTTAGGGCTTAGAAAGCTGCACCCAGAATTCTACGACATAACAGCGTTGCACATTGCGGTCTGGGTCGGAAACCTTGCTTCTACTCGGCTACTCCTTGAAAATGGGGCAGATCCCGATCAACTTACGACAGAGGGGAAATGTATACTTGACTTTACGACTGACCCAAAGATGACGgcacttcttcttcaacacgGCGCATCACCAGTCCTCGTTCTCACAGATTCcttcaacaacctcctcaaAGGTTGGGGGGGCGACTACTCTGTACTGATGAGGACATATCAGGACCACATGCAAATCCCAGGTATAGAACTGCGAGGCGCCCTCGATTCTTCGGCGCCCTCCTTCATTACTGAGTCGCCGGATGATCTGGACTCTTTGGCCACCCCTGATACCGTCCTGGCGATCGCAAGCCAGGGTCATGGTTATGTTTTCAATTACCTACTCTGGGCACTTCCGCAGATATCGGCATTTCTCCTGAATTCTGAGCTCACTCTGGAAACCGTACAACAATTCCCCTGGCACTGGACCCATCGATTTTCAGCAATGGGCTTTCTTGACACATCATTTAATCAGTTTCGCCGTCGTTTTGGAGACCGGGGTTTAAAGAGATGGCTTAACCTTCAGCCCGACCGAGGATGGAGCCCACTCTGCAGAGCTGCCTCGAAAGGCTCAATCAAGATCATGGAGAACTGCTTGGATATGGGTGCCGATCTTGATTTTGAAGGATGCCCCTTAGGCTCGGCTTTGATGATTGCGAGCGCATGTGGCCGGCTCGAGGCGGTCCGGTTACTTGTTCGAAGAGGTGCGACAGTTACCTACAATGGAAGGATAGGGCCCATCAACGTGTTCTCGGTGGCTCGATCCAGGAAAGTCAAGTCCTGGTTGCTGGTGGGCCGGTTCAACGACAGATTGAGGCTACACGCGGCTGACGAGGCTTCAACTCGCCACTCCAACACCCAAGTGAGCTGCTGGGGTGGGATCGTGAAAGCCAGGTTCAAGCTCGTGGGCTGGACAGCAAGGCATGGTGAAGAGTCAGCATTCGAATATGCTCGAAGACTGTGCCAGATCAAGCGGATGGGTTTTACGGATGGCATTGTTCCAGCAGATGGGTTCGTCTATCCCCAGAAATCTACACCTCTCAATCACTCGACGAGTTCTGAGGGCGAAACCGCTACTTCAGGAGAGCAATGGTTCCACCTTGATGCTGAGGCAACCTCATCAGAGTCTGTCTGTATTGGCTCGGAGACCAGTCAGACATCAGCATCTGCCCAGAAGTACGAAGCGAGTTGCAGGGAGGTTTTGATAGCAAGAGGCGCATACCACGACCCAGGGGTGCAAGGGTTCACGGTGAACATTGGTGTTGATAGTATTTAG
- a CDS encoding Carboxylic ester hydrolase — MLFAFSIGWCLLALGPLFVAGDSSLGNSFRKHCLSYKPHRLIFNSTLTRLEYIIDGTKLGLDDNVESCNRPSQQVSADICRIALQIPTSERSSISFELWLPQKWEGSRYFAIGNGGVDGCIKYEDLAYGTAHGFATMGTNNGHNGTTGETFFKNPDIIEDFSYRALHIGTTTAKNIIKNFYNKEHSRSYYIGCSLGGRMGIKAAEAFPNDYDGIVAGAPAVDFNNLQGQRAMFYPITGPKGSPDFINAEKWKGLIHDEILKQCDHIDGVEDGIIETSSKCFFNPWTLLCRRYESTNCLTFAQVKQVQEIYAPYTYPDGQLIFPRMNPGNEEQAVSKLLAGKPFSYSEDWFRYVVLNDPDWDAITYNRDLVRRADELNPFNIRTYPKTLPAFKERGGKILSYHGGQDNQITQFNTERFWDHMETADPDLHDYFRFFRISGMFHCSTGPGAWAIGQGGGTPATGIPFDPQRNVLAAIVAWVEEGRAPETLTGTRFVDDDYTRGIDFQRVHCLYPREQTYVGGDHRQTSSWKCKP, encoded by the exons ATGTTGTTCGCATTTTCCATAGGGTGGTGCTTATTAGCGCTTGGCCCCCTGTTTGTTGCAGGGGACTCTAGCTTAGGCAACTCCTTCCGCAAGCACTGTCTCTCCTACAAACCCCACAGACTGATATTCAACTCCACCTTGACGCGCCTGGAGTACATCATTGATGGCACCaagcttggcctcgatgacAATGTCGAGTCCTGCAACCGGCCTTCTCAGCAAGTCTCGGCCGATATCTGCCGCATTGCTCTGCAGATCCCGACTTCAGAGCGATCCAGCATAAGCTTCGAGCTATGGCTTCCGCAGAAGTGGGAGGGGTCTCGATATTTCGCGATTGGGAATGGGGGTGTTGATGGGT GTATTAAGTACGAGGACCTGGCCTATGGAACAGCTCACGGGTTTGCTACTATGGGCACGAACAACGGCCATAATGGTACTACGGGTGAAACCTTTTTCAAGAACCCCGATATTATCGAGGATTTTTCGTATCGAGC CCTTCACATAGGCACCACAACGGCGAAGAATATTATCAAAAACTTTTACAACAAGGAGCACAGCCGCTCATATTACATCGGGTGTTCTCTAGGTGGCCGCATGGGCATCAAGGCAGCGGAGGCCTTCCCAAATGACTATGATGGCATTGTTGCAGGTGCCCCAGCTGTCGATTTCAACAATCTTCAGGGCCAAAGAGCCATGTTCTACCCCATCACCGGTCCTAAAGGCTCGCCTGATTTCATCAATGCGGAGAAATGGAAAGGTCTGATACACGACGAGATTCTTAAACAATGCGATCATatcgatggtgttgaagatggcatcatcGAGACCTCCAGCAAGtgcttcttcaacccttGGACTCTATTGTGTCGTCGATACGAGTCTACCAATTGCCTCACATTCGCGCAGGTCAAGCAAGTTCAAGAAATCTACGCACCGTACACTTACCCTGATGGACAGCTCATCTTTCCTCGGATGAATCCGGGAAACGAAGAGCAGGCTGTTTCGAAACTCCTCGCTGGCAAACCTTTCAGTTATTCTGAAGACTGGTTTCGATATGTCGTTCTCAACGACCCAGACTGGGATGCCATCACCTACAACAGAGACCTTGTGCGTCGCGCTGATGAGCTTAACCCCTTCAACATCCGGACATATCCAAAAACACTTCCTGCTTTCAAAGAGCGTGGTGGAAAGATCCTAAGCTACCACGGGGGTCAGGATAACCAAATCACCCAATTTAACACGGAGCGCTTCTGGGACCATATGGAAACCGCCGACCCAGACCTACACGATTACTTCCGATTCTTCCGCATCTCTGGCATGTTTCACTGTAGCACTGGCCCCGGGGCTTGGGCTATTGGTCAAGGTGGTGGTACTCCGGCTACGGGCATCCCATTTGATCCACAACGCAACGTCTTGGCTGCGATAGTTGCCTGGGTTGAGGAGGGACGGGCACCTGAGACACTGACGGGGACAAGgtttgttgacgatgatTACACGCGGGGTATTGACTTTCAGCGTGTTCATTGTTTGTACCCTAGGGAACAAACGTACGTCGGGGGTGATCACAGGCAGACATCCAGCTGGAAATGCAAGCCATGA